The genomic segment GACCATAGCCACTTGACAGCGGCCGTCTCCGGGCTGATTGTCGCGCGCAGCGACGGCTCGCGTAACACTCGTGGGTGGCTGGGGCGCCAGCGGCGGTGCGGGCAGGGTGGGAGAACGACTGCAGGACCAGTATGCACGCTCAGCTCGTCACGGCTCTCATCGGCGGACTGGCTGCATTTCTCATCGCAACCCCGGCGCTGGCCCCGCCCGCGGGTCGTTGGAGCCAGCTGAAACCGATCCCCCAGGTCGAAGAAGAGGTCATCGGGACCGCGGCCCACTTGTCCCGGGGTCTCCGCGGCAGTGAAAACAGGCCGGGCTACCGAGCGCGGCCTGCCAGCTCCTTCTCGATCAGTTGGCGATCAGCCCACGATGGAGGCCTCTGCAGCAGTCGTTCGAGAAGGGCGCTCTGCATGTGAGGCACGAGCACCGGCTGCCATTTCCGAACCAGTTCGGGGTCTTTCGCCCAGCGGAGGATGTTGCGGGCGCGCTGCGGGGACAGGGGGTGGCGGTCGTCCCGAAACACCTTGGCAATCGCGTCGGCGATCGACGGGTTCGCCGCGAAGAACTCGGCCTTCGCGCGAACTCGTTCGTGTTGACCGAGCATGATCATCACGGCCGTGGCGAACTCGTCGGCGACATCCTCGTCGGCGAAGAATGGATATTTCCACTGCGCCAGGAGCGTGTGGCCGAGCTCGTGAAACAGGGTGAAGAGCAGCGCGTCGCCGGCTTTCGCCCTGTCGCGTAGCGCTTCGTAAAGCTTGTCCGCGTACTCGGTGCAGAGGACGATGCCGGCGGGCCCAGCGAAAGCCTGGGGCGCTCCACATCGCTCGACCCGGATAGGAAATGGCTCGAAGACGAAGATTTTCTTGAGATCGCGCTCGAACGCGTCGAGCGCGGCCCGGGTGGTCTCGGTGGTCTTCGCGCTTGATGCGCGCACGGTGACCTCGACGGCGCGCGGCTCGTTGCCAGCGCGATTGTCTAAGACCACGAAGTACGTACCCGTCGCCGGCGCCGTGATCGAGAAGGCGAGCAGCGTGTCGGTGCTTCCTCGGAAGAGCGGCCGATCAATCGCGGGGAAGCGCCGGTAGTTGTCGAGATCCACCAAGGCCACCGAAAGGCTCCCACTGACCTCGACGTCGACCGAGAGGATGGCGCCCTTCGCGACATTCCGTAACCTCAAGGCCTTCCACGTTCCAGCCGCAACGTCGGTCGTCAAGGTCGCCGTGTCGGCGACCGCTGGGCTCGCCGCTGCGAGCAGAAGCGTGCACGCTCCGACCACCAGCGCGGCTCGCCACGTGATCATGGTGGCGCTGGTAGCATACGGTTGTCGCCTTGTCAAAGCCCCTTGACAGGCCGTGGACCCGGCCGCAAAGTACGCGGCGCGTGCAGATCCTCTTCGTTCACCCGAATTTTCCGGCTCAGTTCGGTCACATCGCGAGCCGCCTGGCCGCCCGCCACGGCGTCGAGTGCGTGTTCCTCTCGCGCACGGCCGACGGCCCCCGCGACGGGATCCGCTGCCTGCGCTACGCGCTCCGGGGTGGGGCGACCCGAGCCAATCACTACTGCTCTCGGACCTTTGAGAACGCGGTGTGGAACGCCCATGCGGTGTACGAGGCCTGCAAGGCGGCCCCGGGGCTGCGTCCCCAGCTGATCGTCGGCCACAGCGGGTTTGGCTCGACGGTCTTCCTGCAGGAGCTCTACGACTGTCCAATCGTGAGCTACTTCGAATACTACTACCGTCCGCATGGGACGGACATGGACTTCCGACCCGACTTTCCGCCGCGGGAGAGCGAGTACCTCCGCGCGCACGCCCGGAACGCCATGATCTTGCTCGACCTTGAAGCCTGTGCGGCCGGCTATGCGCCGACGCGCTGGCAGTGGAGCCTTCTGCCCACCGCCTGGGCCCCCAAGGTCGAGGTCATTCACGACGGCATCGATACCGCGGCCTGGCAGCGGCGGCCGGTCCTCCGCCGGATCGGCGCCGAGTGGGTGGACGAGACCACCAGGATCGTGACGTACGTGTCGCGCGGGCTCGAGGCCATGCGGGGCTTCGACATCTTCATGCGGGTCGCCAGCCGAATCGCCGCGGCCGTGCCCAACGTGCTCTTCGTCGTCGTGGGATCGGACCGGATCCACTACGGCAACGATGCGCGCCATATCAAGACCCGGAGCTTCCGCGAGCACGTCCTGCGCGCCGAGCAGCCCGATCTCCGGCGCTTTCGCTTCCTCGGCACGGTGCCCGCGGGCCAGCTGGCCGACCTCCTCTCGCTGAGCGATCTCCACGTCTACCTGAGTGTGCCCTTCGTCCTTTCCTGGTCGCTCCTCAACGCGCTGGCCTGCGAGTGCACCGTGCTCGCCTCTGACGTGGCCCCGGT from the Candidatus Methylomirabilota bacterium genome contains:
- a CDS encoding DUF4344 domain-containing metallopeptidase, encoding MRLRNVAKGAILSVDVEVSGSLSVALVDLDNYRRFPAIDRPLFRGSTDTLLAFSITAPATGTYFVVLDNRAGNEPRAVEVTVRASSAKTTETTRAALDAFERDLKKIFVFEPFPIRVERCGAPQAFAGPAGIVLCTEYADKLYEALRDRAKAGDALLFTLFHELGHTLLAQWKYPFFADEDVADEFATAVMIMLGQHERVRAKAEFFAANPSIADAIAKVFRDDRHPLSPQRARNILRWAKDPELVRKWQPVLVPHMQSALLERLLQRPPSWADRQLIEKELAGRAR
- a CDS encoding glycosyltransferase — its product is MQILFVHPNFPAQFGHIASRLAARHGVECVFLSRTADGPRDGIRCLRYALRGGATRANHYCSRTFENAVWNAHAVYEACKAAPGLRPQLIVGHSGFGSTVFLQELYDCPIVSYFEYYYRPHGTDMDFRPDFPPRESEYLRAHARNAMILLDLEACAAGYAPTRWQWSLLPTAWAPKVEVIHDGIDTAAWQRRPVLRRIGAEWVDETTRIVTYVSRGLEAMRGFDIFMRVASRIAAAVPNVLFVVVGSDRIHYGNDARHIKTRSFREHVLRAEQPDLRRFRFLGTVPAGQLADLLSLSDLHVYLSVPFVLSWSLLNALACECTVLASDVAPVREVISQGQTGLLAEFFDVEGLASQAIQVLKDPPAWRKLGTAGRALVEDRYSLEASLPRHWELFRRVAGAGREGPKEHPHLGALRS